In Tsuneonella sp. CC-YZS046, the genomic window GGAACCATGCCCGGCCCCAGTCTCGATGCGGATGATATGCGGCTTGCCGCCAATATCGGCTGCCTGGAGAGCCGCCGCATATTTGAAGCTATGCCCCGGCACCACGCGGTCGTCGGTGTCGGCGGTGCTGACGATTACCGCCGGATAGTCCACCCCATTGCGAATATTGTGATAGGGCGAATAGGCGCGCAGGACATGGAAATCCCGCTCTTTTGACGGATAGCCATAGTCATCGACCCAATAGCGCCCGGCGGTCCACCGATCGAACCGCAGCATATCCATCACTCCCACGGACGCATGCGCGGCATCGAACAGATCAGGGCGCTGATTGACGACCGCGCCCACCAGCAGGCCGCCATTGGACCGGCCTTCGATGGCAAGCCCATGCGGCGAGGCGATGCCTTCCTGCTTGAGATATTCGCCGGCGGCGATGAAATCGTCGAACACGTTCTGCTTGTTGCCAAGCCGGCCGGCATCATGCCAGGCCCGGCCATATTCCCCGCCGCCCCGGATATTGGCCATCGCGAAGGCGCCGCCCGCCTCCAGCCAGGCCATGCGCAAGGGCGAGAAACCGGGCGTCAGGGCGATGTCGAACCCGCCATAGCCGTAAAGCATGGTCGGCACCGGAATGCCCGCCGCCGCCACGGACTTCTTGCGCACCAGGAACATCGGCACCTTTGTACCATCCTTCGAGGTGTAGAAACGCTGCTCGACCGCGTATTCCTCGGGATCGAAAGTCAGCTTCGGCTCCGCAAACGCGCTCGTTTTGCCGGTGGTGAGGTCCATCCGGTAGATCCCGGCAGGCCGATTGAAGCTGGCGAAGCTGAAGAATGTCTCCGGATCGCCGGGCTTGCCCTTGAAGCCGCTCGCCGTTCCGAGGCCATTCAGGCGGATTTCGTCGACACCCTTCCCGCCGAAATTGAAGATGAGCGCGCGCGATGCCGCATCCTTGAGATAGGACACCACCAGGCGATCCCCCACCAGCGACGCACCGACGATCGTTTCTTCCAGCTGCGGGATGACCTGCGTCCATTCGGGCTTCTTCGCATCGAGATTTATCACCATCACCCGATAGCGCGGCGCATCCTGATTGGTGACGAACCACAAGGCCCCGCCCACGCCGTCGATCAAATTCCAGGCATTGTCGAAACCGTTCACCAGCGTGCGCGCCGCCCAGCCCGATTTCCCGCGCTGCGCCAGATCGATGACATGCACTTCGTAGCGCGCGTCCGTGCCCAAAGAGCTTGTAATCACCGCCCATCGGCCATCATGCGTGACCTCGGCCTGATGGCTGCGCTCGGGATGATCGGGAGTGGCGAAGACCAGCTCATCCTGATCCTGCGAGGTTCCGAGGCGATGGAACCAGATTGCCTGATTGTAGTTCCGGCTCTGGAAATCCTGCCCTTCTTCCGGCTTCGGAAAGCGCGAATAGAAGAAGCCTTCCTTCCCGGCCCAGGCAAGATTGGTGAACTTGGCCCAGCGCAGCTCCTCGGGAAGATCCTGGCCGCTTTTCACATCCATGATTTTCAGGCGGCGCCAGTCGCTGCCGTCTTCCTGAATGCTGTAAACCAGATAGCGCCCATCGGGGGACGCCTTCCACGCATCGAGCGCGGTGGTGCCGTCCGCCGACCATTCGTTCGGATCGAGCAGAAGGCGCGGTTCGGCTTTCAGGCCGTTGCGGACATAAAGCTGCGACTGCTTCTGCAGTCCGGAATTGCGGGTGTAGAAATAGCGCTTTCCCGCCTTCTCCGGGATGGAGAACCGCTCGTAATCCAGCAAGGACGCGATCTTCGCCTTGAACCAGCTTCTCGCGGGGAGCTTGTCCAGATAGGCATATGTTACCGCGTTCTCGCGCGCCACCCAGTCCGCCACTTCCGGGGTGCTGCGCACATCCCCTTCCAGCCAGCGGTAGGGATCGGCGATCT contains:
- a CDS encoding prolyl oligopeptidase family serine peptidase; protein product: METEQETVSTLSYPETRRDEIVETIFGEKIADPYRWLEGDVRSTPEVADWVARENAVTYAYLDKLPARSWFKAKIASLLDYERFSIPEKAGKRYFYTRNSGLQKQSQLYVRNGLKAEPRLLLDPNEWSADGTTALDAWKASPDGRYLVYSIQEDGSDWRRLKIMDVKSGQDLPEELRWAKFTNLAWAGKEGFFYSRFPKPEEGQDFQSRNYNQAIWFHRLGTSQDQDELVFATPDHPERSHQAEVTHDGRWAVITSSLGTDARYEVHVIDLAQRGKSGWAARTLVNGFDNAWNLIDGVGGALWFVTNQDAPRYRVMVINLDAKKPEWTQVIPQLEETIVGASLVGDRLVVSYLKDAASRALIFNFGGKGVDEIRLNGLGTASGFKGKPGDPETFFSFASFNRPAGIYRMDLTTGKTSAFAEPKLTFDPEEYAVEQRFYTSKDGTKVPMFLVRKKSVAAAGIPVPTMLYGYGGFDIALTPGFSPLRMAWLEAGGAFAMANIRGGGEYGRAWHDAGRLGNKQNVFDDFIAAGEYLKQEGIASPHGLAIEGRSNGGLLVGAVVNQRPDLFDAAHASVGVMDMLRFDRWTAGRYWVDDYGYPSKERDFHVLRAYSPYHNIRNGVDYPAVIVSTADTDDRVVPGHSFKYAAALQAADIGGKPHIIRIETGAGHGSGKPTDKVIGEGADILAFLAEWTGLALPATEQ